A genomic window from Microbacterium sp. ET2 includes:
- a CDS encoding MerR family transcriptional regulator — translation MTAREAADEPGFVADLLFTDGLPQMDDEVGYRGAVAARAAGITYRQLDYWARTQLVEPTVRGASGSGSQRLYGFRDILVLKLVKGLLDTGISLQQIRTAVEQLRAAGIRDLAGTTLMSDGASVYLCTSNDEVIDLISRGQGVFGIAVGKVLREVESTLVEFDPQAPDPVDELAARRTARSA, via the coding sequence ATGACCGCTCGTGAAGCGGCCGACGAACCCGGCTTCGTCGCCGACCTCCTGTTCACCGACGGGCTTCCGCAGATGGACGATGAAGTGGGCTACCGCGGCGCCGTCGCAGCCCGCGCCGCCGGCATCACCTACCGCCAGCTCGACTACTGGGCCCGTACGCAGCTTGTCGAACCGACCGTGCGCGGCGCGAGCGGCTCGGGGTCGCAGCGCCTGTACGGCTTCCGCGACATCCTGGTCCTCAAACTCGTCAAGGGGCTGCTCGACACCGGCATCTCGCTGCAGCAGATCCGCACCGCCGTGGAGCAGCTGCGGGCGGCCGGCATCCGCGACCTCGCCGGCACCACGCTCATGAGCGACGGCGCCTCGGTCTACCTGTGCACCTCGAACGACGAGGTCATCGACCTGATCAGCCGTGGGCAGGGTGTGTTCGGCATCGCTGTGGGCAAGGTCCTGCGCGAGGTCGAGTCGACCCTCGTGGAGTTCGACCCGCAGGCTCCCGATCCCGTCGACGAGCTCGCCGCACGTCGCACCGCGCGCTCCGCCTGA
- a CDS encoding ParA family protein, whose amino-acid sequence MHVLSVSSLKGGVGKTTVTLGLASAAFARGVRTLVVDLDPQSDVSTGMDIQVAGRLNIADVLANPKEKVVRQAITSSGWAKVHPGTIDVMIGSPSAINFDGPHPSVRDVWKLEEALATIEADYDLVLIDCAPSLNALTRTAWAASDRVIVVTEPGLFSVAAADRALRAIEEIRRGLSPRLQPLGLVVNRVRPQSIEHQFRIKELRDMFGPLVLSPQLPERTSLQQAQGAAKPLHIWPGDSAQELAADFDALLDRVMRTGRIPTPGETRV is encoded by the coding sequence GTGCACGTACTCTCCGTCAGCTCGCTCAAGGGCGGGGTCGGCAAGACGACCGTGACGCTCGGACTCGCTTCCGCCGCTTTCGCGCGCGGCGTCCGGACGTTGGTCGTCGACCTGGACCCGCAGTCCGACGTGTCGACGGGCATGGACATCCAGGTCGCCGGCCGCCTCAACATCGCCGACGTCCTGGCCAACCCGAAGGAGAAGGTCGTCCGTCAGGCGATCACATCCTCCGGCTGGGCGAAGGTGCACCCCGGGACCATCGACGTGATGATCGGGAGCCCCTCCGCGATCAACTTCGACGGACCGCACCCGAGCGTTCGCGACGTGTGGAAGCTCGAGGAGGCCCTCGCCACGATCGAGGCCGATTACGATCTCGTCCTCATCGACTGCGCGCCCTCCCTCAACGCCCTCACGCGCACCGCGTGGGCTGCGAGCGACCGCGTCATCGTCGTCACCGAGCCCGGGCTGTTCTCCGTCGCCGCCGCCGACCGCGCACTCCGCGCGATCGAGGAGATCCGGCGCGGCCTCTCCCCCCGGCTGCAGCCGCTCGGACTCGTGGTGAACCGCGTGCGTCCCCAGTCGATCGAGCACCAGTTCCGCATCAAGGAGCTGCGCGACATGTTCGGTCCGCTCGTGCTGAGCCCGCAGCTTCCCGAGCGGACGTCCCTCCAGCAGGCTCAGGGCGCCGCGAAGCCGCTCCACATCTGGCCGGGAGACTCCGCGCAGGAGCTCGCCGCCGACTTCGACGCGCTCCTGGACCGCGTCATGCGCACCGGACGCATCCCCACGCCGGGCGAGACCCGCGTCTGA
- a CDS encoding MinD/ParA family ATP-binding protein, whose protein sequence is MTPDAFDETPEDDDENGVLPDTVSIDTTALGVLSGQTAHVSVILPPSTDDDSLDEEDVVDDEIPQALEGADVPGGGAVDAADTASPMSGPAAVEPPAETAEAEIVEDDAPTHIVDDMHATHPDHVDAEIVEDAPEPSTAVAAAAPSTTPEKVAPDPAPAATAPTTRTGSVPATRRELQHPDQPERPQRARSAERVTTRNEVALSSKRLGEFEGGRETPDLLTPDRLLDQRHLVRAEPEGVWRHLVYSLTGRRVNLGDSKRARARKELDRRIGAPLTGGARFVPVLSRKGGVGKTTVTTLLGMALADARDDRVIAVDANPDRGTLAERIARASGKTVRDLARARAEVNGYNDISQIVARDTTRLDVLASDADPRVSEAFSDRDYHDVATLAAHYYSIVLTDTGTGIVHSVMGATLELADQLVVVAGLSVDEARLASETLTWLETNGYAEHVKNAVVVLNNSRPGPPVVRPDELETHFRSRVRAVVRMPFDPQIAAGSAITFGDLQPATRLAARELAATVVEGLRTLAPAA, encoded by the coding sequence GTGACGCCCGACGCCTTCGATGAAACGCCCGAGGACGACGATGAGAACGGCGTCCTCCCCGACACCGTGAGCATCGATACGACCGCTCTCGGAGTACTGAGCGGGCAGACCGCTCACGTCAGCGTCATCCTCCCTCCCTCGACCGACGACGACTCCCTTGACGAGGAGGACGTCGTCGACGATGAGATCCCCCAGGCGCTCGAGGGCGCAGATGTGCCCGGAGGCGGAGCGGTGGATGCCGCGGACACGGCCTCACCGATGAGCGGGCCGGCTGCCGTCGAGCCCCCGGCCGAGACCGCCGAGGCCGAGATCGTCGAAGACGACGCCCCCACGCACATCGTCGATGACATGCACGCCACCCACCCCGATCACGTCGATGCCGAGATCGTCGAGGACGCCCCGGAGCCCTCCACGGCGGTCGCCGCCGCTGCGCCCAGCACCACGCCGGAGAAGGTCGCACCCGATCCGGCCCCCGCAGCCACCGCGCCGACCACCCGCACGGGCTCCGTCCCCGCGACACGGAGGGAGCTGCAGCACCCCGATCAGCCGGAGCGCCCGCAGCGCGCCCGCTCCGCCGAGCGGGTGACGACGCGCAACGAGGTCGCCCTGTCGTCCAAGCGCCTCGGCGAATTCGAGGGAGGCCGGGAGACTCCCGACCTCCTCACCCCCGACCGGCTGCTCGATCAGCGCCACCTCGTCCGGGCCGAGCCCGAAGGCGTGTGGCGTCATCTGGTCTACTCACTCACCGGCCGACGGGTGAACCTCGGAGACAGCAAGCGCGCACGTGCGCGCAAGGAGCTCGATCGTCGGATCGGCGCACCCCTCACCGGCGGAGCACGCTTCGTCCCCGTCCTCTCGCGGAAGGGTGGGGTCGGCAAGACCACGGTCACCACGCTTCTCGGGATGGCGCTGGCAGACGCCCGCGACGATCGTGTCATCGCGGTCGACGCCAACCCCGACCGGGGGACGCTGGCCGAGCGCATCGCCCGGGCCAGCGGCAAGACGGTCCGCGACCTCGCCCGTGCCCGCGCGGAGGTCAACGGATACAACGACATCTCGCAGATCGTCGCGCGGGACACGACCCGCCTGGACGTCCTGGCCTCCGATGCCGACCCCCGCGTCTCGGAAGCCTTCAGCGACCGCGACTATCACGACGTGGCCACCCTCGCGGCGCACTACTACTCCATCGTGCTCACCGACACCGGCACGGGGATCGTCCACTCCGTCATGGGTGCCACGCTCGAGCTCGCCGACCAGCTCGTCGTCGTGGCAGGGCTCAGCGTCGACGAGGCGCGCCTGGCCTCGGAGACCCTGACGTGGCTGGAGACCAACGGGTATGCCGAGCACGTGAAGAACGCCGTCGTCGTGCTGAACAACTCCCGCCCCGGTCCGCCGGTCGTGCGACCCGACGAGCTGGAGACGCACTTCCGAAGCCGCGTCCGCGCCGTGGTCAGGATGCCGTTCGACCCGCAGATCGCCGCGGGCAGCGCCATCACGTTCGGCGATCTGCAGCCGGCCACGCGCCTCGCGGCGCGCGAACTGGCGGCGACCGTCGTCGAGGGCCTGCGGACCCTCGCTCCGGCCGCGTGA
- a CDS encoding peptide deformylase, which translates to MTVRPIRLFGDPVLRAPSAPITTIDDGVRALVQDLLDTVELPGRAGVAAPQIGVPLRAFSYNIDGDIGYILNPVLEEVSGEPVPTGEGCLSVPGLWHDALRHPYARVRGIDLDGAERIIEGEGLLAQALQHETDHLDGMLYLSRLRPDDRRIAMREVRESDWF; encoded by the coding sequence ATGACGGTTCGACCCATCCGCCTGTTCGGCGACCCGGTGCTGCGCGCCCCGAGCGCGCCGATCACCACCATCGACGACGGCGTGCGCGCCCTCGTGCAGGACCTGCTCGACACCGTCGAGCTCCCCGGTCGGGCGGGTGTCGCCGCACCGCAGATCGGTGTGCCGCTGCGGGCATTCAGCTACAACATCGACGGCGACATCGGGTACATCCTCAACCCCGTCCTCGAAGAGGTCTCGGGCGAGCCGGTGCCCACGGGGGAGGGGTGCCTGTCCGTCCCGGGTCTCTGGCACGATGCGCTGCGTCACCCCTACGCGCGGGTGCGCGGCATCGACCTCGACGGAGCGGAGCGCATCATCGAGGGCGAAGGCCTTCTCGCTCAGGCCCTCCAGCACGAGACCGATCACCTCGACGGGATGCTCTACCTCTCACGGCTGCGCCCCGACGATCGCAGGATCGCGATGCGCGAGGTGCGCGAGTCGGACTGGTTCTGA